One region of Microbacterium sp. M28 genomic DNA includes:
- a CDS encoding ParA family protein: MHVLSVSSLKGGVGKTTVTLGLASAAFARGVRTLVVDLDPQSDVSTGMDIQVAGRLNVADVLANPKEKIVRQAITSSGWAKVHPGTIDVLIGSPSAINFDGPHPSVRDVWKLEEALASVEADYDLVLIDCAPSLNALTRTAWAASDRVMVVTEPGLFSVAAADRALRAIEEIRRGLSPRLQPLGIVVNRVRPQSIEHQFRIKELRDMFGPLVLSPQLPERTSLQQAQGAAKPLHIWPGDSAQELAADFDLLLDRIVRTGRIPVSEKGPQA, encoded by the coding sequence GTGCACGTACTCAGCGTCAGCTCTCTCAAGGGAGGCGTCGGCAAGACGACCGTGACCCTCGGCTTGGCCTCAGCGGCCTTCGCCAGGGGTGTCCGGACCCTCGTCGTCGACCTCGACCCGCAGTCCGATGTCTCCACCGGGATGGACATTCAGGTCGCCGGGCGGCTCAACGTCGCCGACGTCCTGGCGAACCCGAAGGAGAAGATCGTTCGTCAGGCGATCACCTCCAGCGGCTGGGCGAAGGTGCACCCCGGCACGATCGACGTGCTCATCGGGAGCCCGTCCGCCATCAACTTCGACGGCCCGCACCCCAGCGTGCGCGACGTCTGGAAGCTCGAGGAGGCTCTCGCCTCCGTCGAGGCCGACTACGACCTCGTCCTGATCGACTGCGCGCCTTCCCTGAACGCGCTCACCCGCACCGCCTGGGCCGCGAGCGACCGCGTCATGGTCGTCACCGAGCCGGGGCTGTTCTCCGTCGCCGCTGCCGACCGCGCGCTGCGTGCCATCGAGGAGATCCGTCGGGGGCTCTCCCCCCGACTGCAGCCGCTCGGCATCGTCGTCAACCGTGTTCGGCCGCAGTCGATCGAGCACCAGTTCCGCATCAAGGAGCTGCGCGACATGTTCGGGCCGCTCGTGCTCTCCCCGCAGCTGCCCGAGCGCACCTCGCTGCAGCAGGCGCAGGGCGCTGCCAAGCCGTTGCACATCTGGCCCGGCGACTCCGCGCAGGAACTCGCCGCCGACTTCGATCTGCTCCTCGACCGCATCGTCCGCACCGGCCGCATCCCGGTGTCGGAAAAGGGTCCGCAGGCCTGA